In Zonotrichia leucophrys gambelii isolate GWCS_2022_RI chromosome 6, RI_Zleu_2.0, whole genome shotgun sequence, one genomic interval encodes:
- the LOC135449757 gene encoding uncharacterized protein LOC135449757, with amino-acid sequence MQKPKLLSHFSHRQGAATAVPALGVPGLRGAGAGNHAGHNGEQPGAAASRPSAGGLRAAAAPGQQQPAARRRSQRPARHGAGLQRLQSHRGRGCGHRRAAGGCACLRTCCRTSGQRRQRSHSCHRPPEPPHGRHQQRPLIVSLSGCHQRGCKAVPEAELPKDLPALMMKLLHLQEGPAAAIPHLPGAQEASWHKQGDATCERAVSADVENGSCTRKGSVREPLAPQGTAATGNEHKRNLRRFLGERFRCHPVGTAVLILLLLVLVLALGAALAVLAAPQVPVTPATPLVVLGCPHGWVGYKGVCYGFSREYSTWDQGQERCSELNASLAIAKDEEAMDLLFRLCHNVGFWLGLRRRGERLQWGDGSSYSSRVPVLGNSDCVYLADKRFRSMNCSNERPYVCSKAQAPL; translated from the exons ATGCAAAAGCCAAAATTATTGAGTCATTTTTcccacaggcagggagctgcaacGGCCGTGCCGGCGCTCGGTGTGCCCGGGCTCCGAGGCGCCGGGGCAGGGAATCATGCGGGGCACAATGGTGAgcagcccggggctgctgcttctCGCCCCTCGGCAGGCGGACTCCGAGCCGCAGCTGCCCcgggccagcagcagccggcAGCTCGCAGGCGCTCTcagcgcccggcccggcacggagctgggctgcagcggctgcagagccacaggggcCGCGGCTGCGGCCACCGCAGAGCTGCCGGAGGCTGCGCTTGTCTCCGCACCTGCTGCCGCACCTCTGGGCAGCGGCGACAgcgcagccacagctgccaccgcCCTCCTGAGCCCCCGCACGGCCGGCACCAGCAGCGACCTCTCATCGTGTCCCTTTCAGGGTGCCATCAGCGCGGCTGCAAAGCTGTTCCCGAGGCCGAGCTCCCAAAGGATCTGCCAGCACTCATGATGAAGCTCCTGCATCTCCAGGAGGGACCAGCAGCCGCGATTCCACACTTGCCTGGGGCCCAAGAAGCCTCTTGGCATAAGCAGGGGGATGCCACTTGTGAGCGTGCAGTGAGTGCAGATGTGGAGAATGGATCCTGCACCAGAAAGGGGAGCGTGAGAGAGCccctggctccccagggcacagcagcaacGGGCAATGAGCACAAAAGGAACCTCAGAAGATTCCTGG gtgaaCGGTTCAGGTGCCATCCCGTGGGCACGGCGGTGCtgattctgctgctcctggtgctggtgctggctttgggggcggccttggctgtgctggcag caccacaggttCCAGTCACACCTGCGACACCCCTGGTGGTtctgggctgtccccatggctgggTTGGGTACAAGGGTGTCTGCTACGGATTCTCAAGGGAATACAGCACGTGGGATCAGGGTCAGGAACGGTGCTCCGAGCTCAATGCCTCCCTGGCCATTGCCAAGGATGAGGAGGCCATG GATTTGCTCTTCCGCCTCTGCCACAATGTCGGTTTCTGGCTCGGGCTGCGCAGACGGGGCGAGCGCCTGCAGTGGGGGGACGGCAGCAGCTACAGCTCCCG ggttCCTGTCCTTGGCAATTCCGACTGTGTGTACCTGGCTGACAAGAGATTCAGGAGCATGAACTGCTCCAATGAGCGGCCGTATGTCTGCAGCAAGGCCCAAGCTCCCCTGTAA
- the LOC135449760 gene encoding C-type lectin domain family 2 member D-like: MSQEQRAVCSMGSDCGCDLEKSEFCAISRVWEKLLHPQEGPAAAVPHLPGAQEASWHKQGDATCERAVSADVENGFCTSDGSVREPLAPQGTAAAGNEHKRNLRRFLGERFRCHPVGTAVLILLLLVLVLALGAALAVLAARQVPVTPATPLLFLDCPHGWVGYSGVCYYFPREYSTWDQGQERCSELNASLAIAKDDEAMDLLFRLCGNVDFWLGLRRRGERLHWGDGSSYSSRVPVDGNSECVCLAENRLRSENCLKERLYLCSKAQAPL, translated from the exons ATGTCTCAGGAGCAACGTGCTGTATGTTCCATGGGGAGTGATTGCGGCTGTGACCTGGAGAAGAGTGAATTCTGCGCCATTTCTAGAGTCTGGGAAAAGCTCCTGCATCCCCAGGAGGGACCAGCAGCCGCGGTTCCACACTTGCCTGGGGCCCAAGAAGCCTCTTGGCATAAGCAGGGGGATGCCACTTGTGAGCGTGCAGTGAGTGCAGATGTGGAGAATGGATTCTGCACCAGTGACGGGAGTGTGAGGGAGCccctggctccccagggcacagcagcagcaggcaatgAACACAAAAGGAACCTCAGAAGATTCCTGG gtgaaCGGTTCAGGTGCCATCCCGTGGGCACAGCGGTGCtgattctgctgctcctggtgctggtgctggctttgggggcggccttggctgtgctggcag CACGCCAGGTTCCAGTAACACCTGCGACTCCGCTGTTGTTTCTGGactgtccccatggctgggTTGGGTACAGTGGGGTCTGCTACTATTTCCCAAGGGAATACAGCACGTGGGATCAGGGTCAGGAACGGTGCTCCGAGCTCAATGCCTCCCTGGCCATTGCCAAGGATGATGAGGCCATG GATTTGCTCTTCCGCCTCTGCGGGAACGTCGATTTCTGGCTCGGGCTGCGCAGACGGGGCGAGCGCCTGCACTGGGGGGACGGCAGCAGCTACAGCTCCCG ggttCCTGTTGATGGGAATTCCGAGTGCGTCTGCCTGGCTGAGAATAGACTGAGGAGTGAGAACTGCTTAAAAGAGCGGCTGTATCTCTGCAGCAAGGCCCAAGCTCCCCTGTAA